ttgatCGAAACCCAAGACACAAATATAGATAAAATTATTTGCGTAAAACATTTCGAAACTGCACAAGCACATAGAATTTCGGCACTGAACGAAATTCCGGTCGCAAATGTAAGTAACGAATGCGATACCATATTAATTGTATGACAGCGTTgaagcgcgaagggcagcgcacaagagtaaagtgccctttatatcgttgtgctggggaaattaaaagttgtgctgacttgtgctaggctagcacaactcagatatgcaatattactatgttcggatgaccagaaataccaaaaatggtaaaagtaccttagcgcgaagggcagcgcacaagagtaaagtgccctttatatcgttgtgctggggaaattaaaagttgtgctgacttgtgctaggctagcacaactcagatatgcaatattactatgttcggatgaccagaaagaccaaaaatggtaaaagtaccttagcgcgaagggcagcgcacaagagtaaagtgccctttatatcgttgtgctggggaaattaaaagttgtgctgacttgtgctaggctagcacaactcagatatgcaatattactatgttcggatgaccagaaacaccaaaaatggtaaaagtaccttagcgcgaagggcagcgcacaagagtaaagtgccctttatatcgttgtgctggggaaattaaaagttgtgctgacttgtgctaggctagcacaactcagatatacaATATTATGCTTGTCGGATGACcggaaagaccaaaaatggtacagtaccttagcgcgaagggcagcgcacaagagtaaagtgccctttatatcgttgtgctggggaaattaaaagttgtgctgacttgtgctaggctagcacaactcagatatgcaatattactatgttcggatgaccagaaagaccaaaaatggtaaaagtaccttagcgcgaagggcagcgcacaagagtaaagtgccctttatatcgttgtgctggggaaattaaaagttgtgctgacttgtgctaggctagcacaactcagatatgcaatattactatgttcggatgaccagaaagaccaaaaatggtaaaagtaccttagcgcgaagggcagcgcacaagagtaaagtgccctttatatcgttgagctggggaaattaaaagttgtgctgacttgtgctaggctagcacaactcagatatatgATTATATGCTGTTTGGATAACTGTTTCTTACTTAAACGTTAATTAGATGTCGAAAACGTTTtttcaccataacttttttatttataatttttttaaagtaataCTTGAGCACAATCTTAGCACAACTTAGCACAACTTAGCACAATtgagaaaactgaaaaaaatgaaaagtggggggctactcaaaaaatcgtttttctcattttttcatcttatttttcatattatagttataatattcgagcacaatATAGCACAAACATAGCACAATTcagcacaactgttgaaattgtttaattcaaCAAGTGGGGGGCTAACTTCTAGGAGGCAAAGCGATGGCTATTTAAGGATCCTCCTGCGTCGGAGGATTCATACCTCGCGACACATCACGCTCAACGACCATCCGAGTTCTGTATTCTCGCGCCAATAAAGTTATACTCAATCGAAGCAGGCTATTCTCGCGAGTGTCTTCGTAGTTTCTCTCCTTCACGTTCTCTGTCCTCCGCGCGCTCAAATCTGGGCGATCCCAGCGCCCCGCCATTTCCAAATAAAGTTGAAGCCGAAACACCATGAGAAAGGCTAtcttcaaaacttccaactttaactgtttgttacactaatggtttttattaaattttattaatattttcattttcgaggttgatggaTATTTAGAAAACAATAAACACTCAACAGATATCtatgggtgcgttccgtttcacgcttcaacgcATGAATCGCTTAGAATTCCCTAGATCCCCACCACTTCTCGCGCATCAGCTACCACAGCTCTGaggtgaagcgtttgatgcgAAGTTAGTAGCGCTAAATTTGAAAGCAGTTTCTGTCAAGCGATTTTGTCACGAAAATGGATACTATTACTGCTATTCCTGAATTACGTGAGGAAATTGAACACCCCAACAAGTCATTCACGTGGCCTGATGGGGCAGTACTTCTCCTAATAGATTTATATAGGGAAAAGGAAGCCGAATTTAAAAACGGCTTGAAGAGACACAATGTAATTTGGAAGGAGATTGCAGCCCAACTGCAGCAATGTAATTATGCTGTAAATGGGCTGCAATGTTCGACAAAATTTGCCGGTCTACGTCgtacttataaaaatataaaagaccaAAATAATAAAAGCGGCAACGCGTATAGCAGTTGGGCCTTTTATTCTGTAAGTATATGCTTATGTGTATAAtacgtaaaaatgtaaatacaataCTATCTATTATGTatagatttataaaatttattttgtggttGTAGGCCATAGATTCACTTATTGGCGATAGGGCCTATATGCAGCCTCCAGCTGTAGCATGCAGCGAAGGGCTAGAATTGATTACACCTATAACCCAACCAGGTTCCAGCTCTTCCTCGTCCATGGTTGGATCccaaagtaataaaatatatatataaaaaaatattattaaaaaaaaatataaaaaaaaatattaatatgtatTACAGGTACGCCTATTAAAAAAAGACGGGTGGAAACCATTTTAGAAAGCCACATAGCAGAACTAAAACAAGAAAGAGAAttaagaaaaattcaaagagaCGAAGAAAGGAGGGCAGCGGGGGAAAGGAAAGAAGCCAGACACAGAGAAAGAAAACAGgaaagagaaagaatgcattctgaaaatatcgaaattcaaaaatctttattaaaagttttagaaacactagcaaataaataataatatatatacgacGTAGACCGGCAAATTTTGTCGAACATTGCAGCCCATTTACAGCATAATTACATTGCTGCAGTTGGGCTGCAATCTCCTTCCAAATTACGATGTTCCTCTTCAAGCCGTTTTTAAATTCGGCTTCCTTTTCTCTATATAGATCTATTAGTAGAAGTACTGCCCCATCAGGCCACGTGAATGACTTGTTGGGATTGGGGTGTTCAATTGTTATATTgtttattgtatattgtatattgttgtatttattgattaatgaataaataataaattcattgtccaaaaatggaagaaaaatatattctgttatgttaCGCTGTTCATTCAGTGattatattaatgttaatatatataaaataaataatgtgcTTTACTTGCATCTGATTTTTTCAAATCTACCGCTAATGCATCGGCTTcgcatcaaacgcttcacctCAGAGCTGTGGTAGCTGATGCGATGTTAATGCGCGAGAAGTGGTGGGGATCTAGGGAATTCTGAGCGTTCTGATGTGCGCATTGAATGCAACGGAACGCTTCTCTATGCGATtcatgcgcttgaagcgtgaaacggaacagaCCACTTTGTCTGGGCAGGGCCCGCTCCAGCGGTTACGACGCCCCAGGCAAAAAAATAAATTGCTGCCCCTTTTTAAGCACTAAGCACCGCGCTGAACAGAATGAcccttttttttttagcaaaatcgtctggcaagggtagtctgaaattttctattaattgaatatttaaaacatcaatatttttctcacacttgcagccaaagccaaaatggcgcccctaagttttggcgccccgggcaaatgcccgggttgtcccccccctagagcgggccctggtctgggacaccctgtatattagtggttggtatatgtaaataaataggctttattttattttattttttatttttgttaaataaaaacattGAACAAGTAGAATTGAACAATTGTAGTAGTGATTCGAGTGATACTACGGATATGAGTGACAGCGAAGATGAATTCAGCGaagatgaattagaagatacttTTTTAATGACTTCTTCTCATTCGTAGCGCATTCATAATTGTTATTCGTTTCTCTTTTCCCAATTCTACTGCACTACTGCGTACAAGGCTAGCTTCCTCGTCAAATATGAACTGTATTTCTGCGGGCATTTCATCATTTTGAAGCAGGCAAATATTGTGTAATACACAGCATGCTAAAGTGAATTCTGGAATATTTATGGCGTCTGTTAATGACAAACAATCCAATAGTGCCCTAAAGCGCATTTTCAGGGACCCTATAGCACGTTCAACTGCCATCCTCGTGGATGACAAACAATAGTTAAAATTTATTTGCCGGTTTGTCAGATGTCCATTATTCCGAAAAGGCACCATTACGTGGGGATGAATGGAATATGCAGCATCTCCGATAATATGAGAATTATTCGGAAAATACTCTGCAGGTAATTCAAGAAAACGGGCTACTGGAGAGTTCCGAAAAACTCTAGAGTCGTGGACCGATCCAACCTGTCCAGCATATACGTGTGTAAATTGACCAAGAGAATTACATATTACTTGCACGTTGATGGAATGAAAGCCTTTTCGATTAATGTATGAGTTTGCATCTTCAGAGGGAGCTCGGATTTTAATATGCGTCCCATCAATAGCTCCAATAACATTGGGAAAACCGCatgatttttcaaattcttgcaTTACATTAACAGCAACTTGACCTCTTGGCCATGTAATAAATCGAGGAGCAATACAATGGAGAACAAATGTAACACGTCTTAATGCTCGAAAAGCAGTTGCTTTGCCAACTCCAAATTTTGTCGATACAGATCTGAAACAATGATATATTTATCATATAGATTAAATAACGTGACAGTctgtaatatattaatatatattgcttcatgtaaataccgataaGAATCAGGAGTAGCCATGAACCAAATAGCAATAAGAAGTTGCTTTTGTGCTGGTATTGGTTTTCTACCAGAGGATTTATTAGTTTCACATAACGCTGGACCAATTATTCTTAGTACCATTTCAAAAGTTTCaggaaaaattctaaaataacgtgatataaaatttattaaaaaatgtaatcattttagtaacCAATTATcaaaaagtatttttatttttaaaacaaattaTGTTACTTACCGAAAATGTTCTTTGAATACTGTTCTAGAGTAACCAGGTATAACTCGCTCGACATAATCTTCTATTTTTTCGGTTAAAACCATCTCTCCTCGCGTTTCGCCAAccattaatattgtattaattaactccaaatcaaaatttaaaaaagtatcttctaattcatcttCGCTGAATTCATCTTCGCTGTCACTCATATCCGTAGTATCACTCGAATCACTACTACAATTGTTCAATTCTACTTGTTCaatgtttttatttaacaaaaataacgTTAAAGCCGATAACGTTTTGTCATCCATGGCAGCAGCCATTTTTGATTTCAAATTTAGCGCTACTAACTTcgcatcaaacgcttcacctCAGAGCTGTGGTAGCTGATGCGCGAGAAGTGGTGGGGATCTAGGGAATTCTGAGCGATTCATgcgttgaagcgtgaaacggaacgcaccctatatgatacagttggtttttgggcaaaatgtcactaaatttcgcgttttagaccactgtgcgccgggctgaacgtgccatcgcgcgtctagatcgcgctctgattggtccgtgtttttcgttaataactcctaaacaaagccccggctgacattggtgcaaaggaaaatgttgcttcgaatgacctaaggaacctcccatttcccggagtcgaaggggttttgggacaccctgtagaaatcAAATACAATACTTACAATCTTTGTTATGTACAGCAATGGTACTTATCGTAAAAACAAGGAAAACATAATGTACAAAAACATCTTGCACATCGAATTAAtacagtttcattttcattgcaCGAACATTTACTTTCTCGTATTGCTGGTGCAAAACAAACTTGATTCACGTTTTCGAAAACTTCTCTTTCTGTTGATAATCCTGCAGCGGACCATGCATATTGCAACATTGCgatttctcttcctctttccaacAAATAATTGCAATTCTGTATCCTTTTTAAGAAGTTCTTTATTTGGGGATAGAAATACACATCGCATGGCTGTACATTTCGGGGGGATAATTTTTAATGTACATGTACAAATTCCTTCGTCAGTGACAAATAATTCATCGTACATTTCTAAATTTGTTTGCCCTCCCCATGAatcagtaattaataaaaatttctcatCCTCCACATAGGGTTGAAGTACAGATTTTAAAAATGTCTGGTATATTTCGTTTGTTAATTTTCCTGATTTGGAGGAAGatataaaattacatttttataatttgttgtcAATTCATCAACTTTTGTTTTTACGACTGGTCCGAAGTTACCGGTGGGTTCTTGCATACACAAGAACACATGGGGTAACAGTTTTCCCGACATTGTTACGGTGTATTGAGCTGTGTATGAGTGTGTTGGATTTTGATATATTTCTCCTGTTTACAAGCACTGCTTTTTCTCCTCCTTTTGTTAACGTTCTTTCAAAAGTAGATTGATATTGGCATCCTGTTTGATCTGTGTTCATAATATAATTCGTATTGAATTGTGGTACGATTGCTTTCATaatctttcgaaaattttcggcggcTTCTATTACT
The sequence above is drawn from the Lasioglossum baleicum chromosome 8, iyLasBale1, whole genome shotgun sequence genome and encodes:
- the LOC143211240 gene encoding uncharacterized protein LOC143211240 isoform X2; translation: MDTITAIPELREEIEHPNKSFTWPDGAVLLLIDLYREKEAEFKNGLKRHNVIWKEIAAQLQQCNYAVNGLQCSTKFAGLRRTYKNIKDQNNKSGNAYSSWAFYSAIDSLIGDRAYMQPPAVACSEGLELITPITQPGSSSSSSMVRLLKKDGWKPF
- the LOC143211240 gene encoding uncharacterized protein LOC143211240 isoform X1; the encoded protein is MDTITAIPELREEIEHPNKSFTWPDGAVLLLIDLYREKEAEFKNGLKRHNVIWKEIAAQLQQCNYAVNGLQCSTKFAGLRRTYKNIKDQNNKSGNAYSSWAFYSAIDSLIGDRAYMQPPAVACSEGLELITPITQPGSSSSSSMVGSQSTPIKKRRVETILESHIAELKQERELRKIQRDEERRAAGERKEARHRERKQERERMHSENIEIQKSLLKVLETLANK